The Streptomyces sp. CC0208 genome window below encodes:
- a CDS encoding helix-turn-helix domain-containing protein, with translation MAGRREVPVDPAAGPVQRFAFELRKLRLEADGITYRSLARRAGYSVTTLSQAAAGEQLPTLPVVLAYAGACGADPAEWEDLWKAAVEESAGDGSRGEDGALSPYRGLARFETGDSALFFGREQLTADLVDLLGRRRFAAVFGPSGSGKSSLLRAGLIPVLRRAQEPGPRPAAIRILTPGEQPARSHAALLTPAIPREGNAGADTFVIVDQFEEVFTLCRDAAERARFIDLLLTARQPVSRLRVLLAVRGDFYGRCAEHRELADALRDANLLTAPMSRTELRDAVVKPATAAGLTVERALTARLVEEVADAPGGLPLLSHALLETWRRRRGKTLTMAGYEAAGCLDGAIAKTAEEVYGRFTEDQAAAARRALLRLVSPGDGTPDTRRPAVREELGNTGRVVEALAGARLLTLDGDTVEIAHEALLTAWPRLRAWIEEDRERLRVHRNLTEAAHTWQELGREEGALYRGSRLAAAQEHFDGAPREDLTDLERAYLDAGRDHEQKGRRRSRLVLTAVTAALCLALVAAGLAVGQWRSAVTAQHLAQSRQLAAESGALLDADPDLAALLAVHAYRTSPTREATAALYAASGLPLRKRLVGGTEPVDSIALSPDEHTVAATSRDGKVRIWSLPGGRLRHTFTGYDSGEVAAFSPDGGTLAVAFARGADGMIGLLDPVTGRKLRTITVPDGSVRGMAFSPDGRTVAAASVTTVRVWDVATGRKRRGFTWLYPQAVAFGPDGRTVAAAGLDGLVRVWDVVTGRTRTVRGDRIDGKAVTFSPDGRTYAVVRAGGSVQLREAATGIVRRTFKDVPVGMNQLAFAPDGRTIAIPSLDGTVRLWDTASGAARATVTAGHHGRGVMQVALSADGRTLVTSNNGDPDVRVHRLPADLPQTTLPGSADTSIDDMVFSPDGHAVATVRQGPVGRGEVQLWDAGTGDHEASLPLDKDSAPGRKQPQFPVSRLAAVGFDPTGRALAARSVKKGVIEVLDVATGRIRLSRALGAGGAAVFSPDGTRLAVIGRQGAVHLLNLSTGVRHTAAKPGSRRMAFTPDGRTLAAVGNEADGDQVRLFDTATGRSQRTIKLGARFLSAFAFSPDGRTLATVSGSRGSVTIWNVRTGRLQDSFRVEGEVASLAFSPDARTLAAGGARGVQLWDLATGLHRLTLPARSPEAVAFSPDGRTLAIGAAGSVGLWSVDLPDPARAIHDICAAVDTDLTPLERARYVHDESTGTGCRRASP, from the coding sequence GTGGCGGGGCGTCGTGAGGTACCGGTGGATCCGGCCGCGGGTCCGGTGCAGCGGTTCGCGTTCGAGTTACGCAAGCTGAGGCTGGAGGCGGACGGGATCACCTACCGGTCGCTGGCGCGGCGGGCGGGCTATTCGGTGACCACGCTGTCGCAGGCCGCGGCGGGCGAGCAGTTGCCGACGCTCCCGGTGGTGCTGGCCTATGCGGGGGCATGCGGTGCGGATCCGGCGGAATGGGAGGACCTCTGGAAGGCGGCGGTGGAGGAGTCCGCCGGTGACGGCTCCCGGGGCGAGGACGGAGCGCTCTCGCCGTATCGCGGTCTCGCACGGTTCGAGACCGGGGACAGCGCCCTGTTCTTCGGCCGGGAACAGCTCACCGCCGACCTGGTCGATCTGCTGGGCCGCCGACGGTTCGCCGCGGTCTTCGGCCCTTCCGGCAGTGGCAAGTCCTCCCTGCTGCGGGCCGGGCTGATACCGGTCCTGCGGCGCGCTCAGGAGCCGGGCCCGCGCCCGGCCGCGATCCGGATCCTGACCCCGGGCGAACAGCCCGCCCGCAGCCACGCAGCGCTCCTCACGCCCGCGATTCCCCGCGAGGGCAACGCCGGGGCGGACACGTTCGTGATCGTCGACCAGTTCGAGGAGGTCTTCACCCTCTGCCGCGACGCGGCCGAGCGCGCTCGCTTCATCGATCTGCTGCTGACAGCCCGTCAGCCCGTGAGCCGGCTGCGGGTGCTGCTGGCGGTGCGCGGCGACTTCTACGGCCGCTGCGCCGAGCACCGTGAGCTGGCCGACGCACTGCGTGACGCCAACCTCCTGACCGCACCGATGAGCCGGACGGAACTGCGTGACGCCGTGGTCAAGCCGGCCACGGCCGCCGGGCTGACCGTGGAACGCGCCCTGACCGCCCGGCTGGTCGAAGAGGTCGCGGATGCGCCGGGCGGGCTGCCCCTGCTGTCCCACGCGTTGCTGGAGACCTGGCGACGGCGCCGCGGCAAGACACTGACCATGGCGGGGTACGAGGCGGCGGGATGCCTGGACGGCGCGATCGCCAAGACCGCCGAGGAGGTCTACGGCCGGTTCACCGAGGACCAGGCGGCCGCCGCCCGCCGGGCGTTGTTGCGCCTGGTCTCCCCCGGGGACGGCACGCCCGACACCCGCCGTCCCGCCGTGCGCGAGGAACTCGGCAACACCGGCCGGGTGGTGGAGGCGCTCGCCGGGGCACGGCTGCTCACCCTGGACGGGGACACGGTCGAGATCGCCCACGAGGCGCTGCTCACGGCCTGGCCCAGGCTGCGCGCCTGGATCGAGGAGGACCGCGAACGCCTGCGGGTGCACCGGAACCTGACCGAAGCGGCCCACACCTGGCAGGAACTCGGCCGCGAGGAGGGCGCGTTGTACCGGGGAAGCCGGCTCGCCGCCGCCCAGGAACACTTCGACGGCGCACCGCGCGAGGACCTGACCGACCTGGAGCGCGCCTACCTCGACGCCGGCCGCGACCACGAGCAGAAGGGCCGTCGCCGGTCCCGGCTGGTGCTCACCGCGGTCACCGCCGCCCTGTGCCTCGCCCTCGTCGCCGCCGGTCTCGCCGTGGGGCAGTGGCGGAGCGCGGTCACCGCCCAGCACCTGGCCCAGTCCCGGCAACTGGCCGCCGAGTCCGGTGCGTTGCTGGACGCCGACCCCGACCTCGCGGCGCTGCTGGCCGTCCACGCCTACCGGACCAGTCCGACCCGCGAGGCCACCGCCGCCCTGTACGCCGCCTCGGGGCTGCCGCTGCGCAAGCGCCTGGTCGGTGGCACCGAGCCCGTGGATTCGATCGCCCTCAGCCCGGATGAACATACCGTCGCCGCCACCAGCCGAGACGGCAAGGTGCGGATCTGGAGTCTGCCCGGAGGCCGACTCCGACACACGTTCACTGGCTACGACAGCGGCGAAGTCGCGGCGTTCAGCCCCGACGGAGGCACCCTCGCTGTCGCTTTCGCCCGTGGTGCCGACGGGATGATAGGGCTACTGGATCCGGTCACCGGCAGGAAACTCAGAACCATCACCGTCCCCGACGGTTCGGTACGCGGGATGGCCTTCAGCCCTGACGGCCGTACCGTGGCCGCCGCCTCCGTGACCACCGTACGGGTGTGGGACGTGGCCACCGGTCGCAAGCGGCGCGGCTTTACCTGGCTCTATCCGCAGGCGGTCGCCTTCGGCCCGGACGGACGGACCGTCGCCGCAGCGGGCCTCGACGGACTCGTGCGGGTGTGGGACGTGGTTACCGGCCGTACCCGCACCGTCCGCGGCGACCGAATCGACGGCAAGGCAGTAACTTTCAGCCCGGACGGACGGACCTACGCGGTGGTCCGCGCCGGCGGTTCGGTGCAACTGCGGGAGGCGGCCACCGGGATCGTCCGGCGCACCTTCAAGGACGTTCCCGTGGGGATGAACCAGCTGGCTTTCGCCCCCGACGGGCGGACGATCGCCATCCCGAGCCTCGACGGCACGGTGCGACTTTGGGATACCGCCTCCGGCGCGGCGCGGGCCACCGTGACCGCCGGGCACCACGGACGAGGAGTCATGCAAGTGGCCCTCAGTGCGGACGGCCGAACCCTGGTCACCAGCAACAACGGGGACCCCGACGTCCGTGTCCACCGCCTGCCCGCCGATCTCCCGCAGACCACTCTGCCCGGCTCCGCCGACACCTCCATCGACGACATGGTCTTCAGCCCGGACGGACACGCGGTGGCCACGGTCCGCCAAGGGCCGGTCGGCCGTGGGGAGGTACAGCTCTGGGATGCCGGGACCGGCGATCACGAAGCCTCACTGCCGCTCGACAAGGACTCGGCTCCCGGAAGAAAGCAGCCGCAGTTCCCGGTTAGCCGCCTGGCGGCCGTGGGGTTCGACCCGACTGGCCGTGCCCTGGCTGCAAGGTCCGTCAAGAAGGGGGTGATCGAGGTCCTGGACGTCGCCACGGGCCGAATTCGCCTGAGCCGTGCCCTGGGCGCCGGCGGCGCGGCGGTCTTCAGCCCCGACGGGACACGGCTCGCCGTCATCGGCCGGCAGGGGGCGGTACACCTCTTGAACCTCTCCACCGGCGTACGGCACACCGCGGCCAAGCCCGGCAGCCGGAGGATGGCGTTCACCCCGGACGGACGCACTCTCGCCGCAGTGGGCAACGAGGCCGACGGTGACCAGGTCAGGCTGTTCGACACCGCGACGGGACGTTCCCAGCGCACCATCAAGCTGGGCGCCCGGTTCCTCTCGGCCTTCGCGTTCAGCCCGGACGGGCGCACCCTGGCCACCGTGAGCGGCAGTCGCGGATCGGTGACGATCTGGAACGTGCGCACCGGCCGACTCCAGGACAGCTTCCGTGTCGAAGGTGAAGTGGCGTCGCTGGCCTTCAGCCCCGATGCGCGCACCCTGGCCGCGGGCGGCGCGAGAGGCGTCCAGTTGTGGGACCTCGCGACCGGCCTGCACAGGCTCACCCTGCCGGCGCGCTCACCCGAAGCGGTGGCGTTCAGCCCCGACGGGCGCACCCTGGCCATCGGCGCGGCGGGCTCCGTCGGCCTGTGGAGTGTCGACCTGCCCGACCCGGCCCGCGCGATCCACGACATCTGCGCGGCCGTCGACACCGACCTCACCCCTCTGGAGCGGGCCCGCTACGTGCACGACGAGTCCACGGGAACCGGCTGCCGGCGGGCCTCGCCATAG